In one Pungitius pungitius chromosome 13, fPunPun2.1, whole genome shotgun sequence genomic region, the following are encoded:
- the LOC119214384 gene encoding calcineurin subunit B type 1-like, giving the protein MGNEASFPLEMCSHFDPDEIKRLGKRFKKLDLDNSGSLSVEEFMSLPELQQNPLVQRVIEIFDTDGNGEVDFKEFIEGVSQFSVKGDKEQKLRFAFRIYDMDKDGYISNGELFQVLKMMVGNNLKDTQLQQIVDKTIINADRDGDGRVSFHEFCYVVGGLDIHKKMVVDV; this is encoded by the exons TCGATCCCGATGAGATCAAGCGGCTTGGAAAGAGGTTCAAGAAGCTGGACCTGGACAACTCGGGCTCGCTCAGCGTGGAGGAGTTCATGTCGCTGCCCGAGCTGCAGCAGAACCCGCTGGTCCAGAGGGTCATCGAGATATTCGACACGGACGGGAACGGAGAGGTGGActttaaag AGTTCATCGAGGGCGTCTCTCAGTTCAGCGTCAAAGGGGACAAAGAGCAGAAGCTCCGCT TCGCCTTCCGGATCTACGACATGGACAAGGACGGCTACATCTCCAACGGCGAGCTCTTCCAGGTGCTGAAGATGATGGTGGGCAACAACCTGAAGGACACGCAGCTGCAGCAGATCGTGGACAAGACGATCATCAACGCGGACCGGGACGGGGACGGACGCGTGTCCTTCCACGAGTTCTGCTAC GTGGTCGGGGGTCTGGACATACACAAAAAGATGGTGGTGGACGTGTga
- the pno1 gene encoding RNA-binding protein PNO1 produces MDTDNTTLPGAAAATDGPEDAASFTTVKSKKSQKRKREADGAGMETEGPGASKRPQFPAISSDKLRGPDEMRKVSVPAHRYTPLKENWLKIFTPIVENLQLQVRFNLKTRNVEIKTCKETQDIGSLTKATDFVKAFVLGFQVEDALALIRLDDLFLESFDVTDVKPLKGDHLSRAIGRIAGKGGKTKFTIENVTKTRIVLAETKVHILGSFQNIKMARTAICNLILGSPPSKVYGNIRVVASRTAERF; encoded by the exons ATGGACACCGATAATACCACCCTCCCGGGGGCTGCCGCTGCCACGGACGGACCGGAGGACGCGGCGTCCTTCACGACGGTTAAATCTAAAAAGAGCCAGAAGCGGAAGCGCGAGGCGGACGGAGCGGGCATGGAGACCGAGGGGCCCGGGGCCAGCAAGCGGCCGCAGTTCCCCGCGATATCCAGCGACAAATTAAGG gGGCCCGATGAGATGCGTAAAGTCTCCGTCCCGGCTCACAGGTACACGCCGCTGAAGGAGAACTGGCTGAAGATCTTCACCCCCATCGTGGAGAACCTACAGCTCCAAGTTCGGTTCAACCTGAAGACGAGGAACGTGGAGATAAAA ACGTGCAAAGAAACGCAGGACATCGGATCGCTCACGAAAGCGACGGACTTTGTCAAAGCGTTTGTACTCGGCTTCCAGGTGGAA gacGCCCTCGCCCTCATCAGACTAGACGACCTTTTCCTGGAGAGCTTTGACGTCACAGACG TGAAACCCCTGAAGGGAGACCACCTGTCCAGAGCCATCGGCAGGATAGCAGGGAAAGGAGGAAAGACCAAGTTCACCATAGAAAACGTCACAAAGACTCGCATCGTGCTCGCGGAGAC AAAGGTTCACATTCTCGGATCCTTCCAGAACATCAAGATGGCCCGGACGGCCATTTGCAACCTGATATTAG GAAGTCCACCTTCAAAGGTCTACGGTAACATCAGGGTGGTGGCCAGCCGGACCGCCGAGAGGTTCTGA
- the dnaaf10 gene encoding dynein axonemal assembly factor 10, protein MSSPLAKPQIIAHIQKSLNYTVFDSKWIPCSAKFVCLGNFARGTGVMQIYEVEHGEARLIKEVEKPKPIKCGTFGATSLQQRHIATGDFEGNLNTWNLETPDVSVYSVKAHKEIVNCIDGVGGLGVGDGAPEIVTGSRDGTVKVWDPRQKDSPVANMEPAEGETRRDCWTVAFGHAFNDQDRCVCAGYDNGDIKLFDLRNMSVRWETNIKNGVCCVEFDRKDINMNKLVATSLEGKFHVFDMRTQHPTKGFASVSEKAHKSTIWQVKHLPQNRDIFMTTGGAGNLHLWKYEYPAQRSKKDSDEAEVGVAGSVNLLQNATLSTQPIASLDWSPDKRGLCVCSGFDQSVRVLIVTKLHAA, encoded by the exons ATGTCGTCGCCGCTCGCGAAGCCGCAGATTATCGCGCACATTCAGAAGAGTTTGAACTACACGGTGTTTGACAGCAAATGGATCCCGTGCAGCGCGAAGTTCGTCTGCCTGGGAAACTTCGCCAGAGGAACCGGGGTGATGCAGATCTACGAGGTGGAGCACGGAGAGGCTCGTCTCATCAAGGAG GTGGAGAAACCTAAACCCATAAAGTGTGGAACCTTCGGGGCCACGTCGCTGCAGCAAAGACACATAGCAACCGGGGACTTTGAGGGGAATCTCAATACATG GAACCTGGAGACGCCGGACGTGTCCGTGTACAGCGTGAAGGCCCACAAGGAGATCGTGAACTGCATCGACGGGGTCGGCGGCTTGGGGGTCGGCGACGGCGCCCCCGAGATCGTCACCGGGAGCCGGGACG GGACAGTCAAAGTGTGGGACCCCAGACAGAAGGATTCGCCCGTCGCCAACATGGAGCCCGCGGAGGGAGAGACCAGGAGGGACTGCTGGACTGTTGCATTTG GCCACGCCTTCAACGACCAGGACCGCTGCGTATGCGCTGGCTACGACAACGGGGACATCAAACTCTTTGACCTGCGGAATATGTCCGTCCGCTGGGAGACCAACATTAAAAACGGG GTGTGCTGTGTGGAGTTCGACAGGAAAGACATCAACATGAACAAGCTGGTCGCCACGTCGCTGGAGGGGAAGTTCCACGTCTTTGacatgcggacgcagcaccccaCCAAGGGCTTCGCCTCCGTCTCCGAAAAG gCTCACAAGTCGACCATCTGGCAGGTGAAGCATCTGCCTCAGAACAGAGACATCTTCATGACTACGGGGGGGGCCGGCAACCTGCATCTATGGAAATA CGAGTATCCCGCCCAGAGGAGCAAGAAGGACTCTGACGAGGCGGAGGTGGGCGTGGCCGGCTCCGTCAACCTGCTGCAGAACGCCACCCTGTCCACGCAGCCCATCGCCAGCCTGGACTGGAGCCCCGACAAGCGGGGCCTGTGCGTGTGCTCGGGCTTCGACCAGTCGGTGCGCGTGCTCATCGTCACCAAGCTGCACGCGGCCTGA
- the c1d gene encoding nuclear nucleic acid-binding protein C1D: protein MAAEMKTEDFPHEIEEQLTGFDSSVSSVKAMLDKLMSVPRSDLLQKLDPLDQAKLDLMSAYTLNSLFWMYLVTHGVNPREHAIKQELERIRTYMNKVKEITDRKKAARLDKGAAGRFLRSALYEPHQRDSRKKAGGATPSKRPKQS from the exons ATGGCAGCGGAAATGAAAACGGAGGATTTCCCCCATGAGATCGAGGAGCAGCTCACAGGCTTCGACTCGTCGGTGTCTTCTGTTAAAGCCATGTTGGACAAGTTGATGTCGGTCCCCAGGAGCGACCTGCTGCAGAAG CTGGACCCATTGGATCAAGCCAAGCTGGATCTGATGTCTGCATACACCCTCAATTCTTTATTCTGGA TGTACCTGGTCACACACGGAGTGAATCCCAGAGAACATGCAATCAAACAGGAATTG GAGCGCATCAGGACGTACATGAACAAAGTGAAGGAGATCACGGACAGGAAGAAGGCGGCCCGTCTGGATAAGGGCGCCGCCGGCCGCTTCCTGCGGAGCGCGCTCTACGAGCCGCACCAGAGGGACTCCAGGAAGAAGGCGGGGGGCGCGACGCCGTCCAAGCGTCCCAAGCAGAgctga